From Candidatus Zixiibacteriota bacterium, one genomic window encodes:
- a CDS encoding kinase/pyrophosphorylase, with product MDDTKKIVVISDGTGQTAKRLMDAVLSQYAYKEIEYTVLRTYQEVRGMERCDEILDEIDDQYLVVFSVISRGLSQYLHEKLHAMNILHLNVLKPMVSTMSKFLGVHPDFEPGLLQRIDDRYYKKIDAIGFTVEHDDGRGMLIEEADVVLLGASRTCKTPISMYLACNHGVKAANIPIFPTSTMEQYILTRLKSFSQNKVFGLMMQPDTLVEIRQERSHHLAHTVEGRTDIEDYFDVHKIREELRFCRHLFAVGEWKTIDVTRRAIEEISDDILEILRIERA from the coding sequence ATGGACGACACCAAGAAAATCGTAGTCATCTCCGACGGCACGGGCCAGACTGCCAAACGGTTGATGGACGCTGTTCTGTCTCAATATGCCTACAAGGAAATTGAGTATACTGTTCTACGCACCTACCAGGAAGTACGCGGCATGGAACGCTGCGACGAAATTCTTGATGAGATTGACGATCAGTATTTGGTTGTCTTCTCTGTCATATCAAGGGGTCTGTCACAGTATCTGCATGAGAAATTGCACGCCATGAACATTCTGCATCTGAATGTGCTCAAGCCGATGGTCTCTACCATGTCCAAGTTTCTCGGTGTCCACCCGGATTTTGAGCCGGGCCTTTTGCAGAGGATTGATGATCGGTACTACAAGAAGATCGACGCGATTGGATTCACAGTCGAGCATGACGACGGCCGGGGAATGTTGATAGAGGAGGCTGATGTAGTTCTGCTCGGGGCATCACGCACCTGCAAGACACCGATTAGTATGTATCTCGCTTGTAATCATGGGGTGAAGGCGGCCAACATACCGATCTTCCCAACCAGTACCATGGAGCAATATATCCTTACCCGTCTGAAGTCATTTAGCCAGAACAAGGTGTTTGGCTTAATGATGCAACCTGATACGCTGGTAGAGATTCGTCAGGAACGATCCCATCACCTGGCCCACACGGTAGAAGGGCGGACGGATATCGAAGACTACTTCGATGTACACAAGATCCGAGAGGAACTACGGTTCTGCCGTCATCTGTTTGCTGTGGGCGAATGGAAAACCATCGACGTAACGCGCCGCGCAATCGAGGAAATCTCAGACGATATTTTGGAAATCTTGAGGATTGAAAGAGCCTAA